The Verrucomicrobiia bacterium genome includes a window with the following:
- a CDS encoding DUF4376 domain-containing protein gives MKYVRLTAGGVVDLWCSQPDTQCPITAPDHVMDGWRQPLEEGGEWRSPVKSMEDLFQRLAERRWEEETRGCVITLADTRVMMMDTSRENRSNMMSHYTAARDELVKAATYWKMLDGWALMNLDEFRQVIQQTHAYVQNCFAREGELQMAIAAAGEETEAVEAMIEAFWPEAEEE, from the coding sequence GTGAAGTATGTGAGATTAACTGCGGGTGGGGTGGTGGATCTGTGGTGCAGCCAACCAGACACGCAATGTCCGATCACCGCGCCGGACCATGTGATGGATGGCTGGCGTCAGCCATTGGAAGAGGGCGGGGAGTGGCGGTCGCCGGTGAAGTCTATGGAAGATCTCTTTCAGCGGCTGGCGGAACGTCGCTGGGAGGAGGAGACGCGGGGGTGTGTCATCACGTTGGCAGATACGAGGGTGATGATGATGGATACCTCGCGGGAGAACCGGAGCAACATGATGAGCCATTACACGGCGGCGCGGGATGAACTGGTGAAAGCGGCCACGTATTGGAAGATGCTGGATGGGTGGGCGCTGATGAACCTTGATGAGTTCCGCCAAGTCATCCAGCAGACACACGCTTACGTGCAGAACTGTTTTGCGCGTGAAGGCGAATTGCAGATGGCCATCGCGGCGGCGGGGGAAGAGACGGAAGCGGTTGAAGCAATGATCGAGGCGTTCTGGCCGGAGGCGGAGGAAGAATGA
- a CDS encoding septal ring lytic transglycosylase RlpA family protein, translating into MKLIFTIMLLLAGCLNGAVPSVGLASWYGEDHRGKLMANGRPFNPDAMTCASWHYPLGTRLKVRSGTRQVIVTVTDRGPNRRFKKRIIDLSRASFARLAPLSRGLTQVNVERLP; encoded by the coding sequence GTGAAATTGATTTTCACCATCATGCTGTTGCTGGCTGGCTGCCTAAATGGGGCAGTTCCGTCTGTGGGTCTGGCCTCGTGGTATGGTGAGGATCATCGCGGCAAGCTGATGGCGAACGGTCGTCCGTTCAACCCGGATGCGATGACCTGTGCGAGCTGGCATTATCCTTTGGGAACGCGACTGAAAGTGAGGTCGGGAACGCGACAGGTCATCGTGACGGTGACCGATCGCGGGCCGAACAGGCGTTTCAAGAAACGCATCATCGATCTGAGCCGGGCGTCCTTTGCCCGACTGGCTCCGTTGAGCCGAGGCTTGACCCAAGTGAACGTGGAGAGACTGCCATGA